DNA from Deltaproteobacteria bacterium PRO3:
GACGATGGAGGAGACCAGCAGGAGCGTCGGGCGCGGCGATTTTTTCAGGAGCGGCAGCAGGCCGCGGGTCAGGGCCAGCACGCTGAAGAAATTGAGCTCGAAGAGCTCGCGGACGTCGGCCTCCGCGTATTGCTCGAAGGCGCCGTAGAGGCCGGCGCCCGCGTTGTGCGCGATGCCGTCCAGACGCCCCCCCGACAGGATTTTTTCGACCAGGGAGGCGACCTGCTCCGGCTTCATGAGGTCCGCGACGAGGTATTCGCAGGGAACGCCCGACCGGCGCAGCTCCTCGCAGAGCGCGCGCAATCGGTCCTCGCTGCGCGCGACCAGCAGTAACTCGGCGCCGCGCCCGGCGAACTCGCGGGCCAAGGCCTCGCCGATGCCCATCGAGGCGCCGGTGATCAGGATGCGTTGGCCGCGCAGCTCCTCGCTCATTTTAAAATTGGAAGGCGTAGCCCAGGGTGACCTGCACGCCGCGCAGGTCCAGGCCGTCGTTGATCATCCCGCGGTATTCCGACGAGACGTTGATCCGGCTCGAGCTGAATTTGTACTCGAGGCCGCCGCCGGCCGTGAAGGTGAAATTGGTGTCGTCGAAGATCGGCGAGCCGAAGTCGTTGAAGTCGAGGTGGTAGAAGCCGACCGTCCCGATGAAAAAGGGACGGAACTTGGTGCGGATCGGCGTGATCTTGAGGCCGCCCTCCAGCATGAAGAAGAAGGTGGTGGCATTGAAGAAGCCCTCGGTGCTGCCGATCGCCTGGGAGAGGCGCATCAGGGGCTGGACGATGCCGCGGAAATTGTAGCCGCCGTAGACCGAGCCGTAATACTGCAGGTCCATGAAGTTGCCGCTGGTGCCCACGAAGAAGAGCACGCCTTGGTCGCTGCCGATGAACCAGCCGTCCTCGTCCTGCTCGCTTAAGTCGATGCTGGCCGGATAGGAAGGATTGGCCCCGCCGGTATCTTGCGGCAACTCTTGACCTTGGCCGAAGGCGGGGAGTCCCGCGGCGACAGTGGCGAAACAAGTTAAAATCATTAAGAATTTTTTCATGGAATTCCTCGCATGGGAGCCGTGCCCGAGGGCCTTTTCTGGCATCCCGCGCCCGCGAAGTCCATGAAAATTATGGGGCTTAACGTGTGGATCGAGCTCAGAGCCCCTCGGTCCCCGTGCGGATCGTATAGGCGCTCTCCACCGGGGTGACGAAGATCTTGCCGTCGCCGATCTTGCCGGTGAAGGCGGCGTCGCGCAGCACCTTGACCAGTTTCTTCTCCTCCCCGTCGTCGACGACGATCATCAGGCAGGTCTTGTAGAGCTCGAGGTAGTGTACGCCGCCCTTCTTGACCCCTTTTTGCTTGCCGCGGCCGATCACCTCCCAGCGGGTGTAGGAGACGAAGCCGTGCCTCTCGAGGGCCTGGATGACCTTTTCTTCTTGGTCGCCGCGGATCACGGCGCGGACCATCTTCATGTCATTCTCCTTCGATGGGCAGGACGAAGACGCGGCCGTCTCCGAATTGCCGGGTGCAGTTTTTCTCGAGGATCTTGCGGATGATCTTGGGGGCGTCCTTCGCCTCGACCAGGGCGGAGAGCTTCGCCTTGCGCAGGTAGGGCGAGGTCTGGCTCTTCCAGCGCCCGAACCAACCGCGGAACAGGCGCTGGCCCATCTCCTTGCCGCGCCCGAAGACGGACTGCCTTGCGACGTAGAGGGCCCCATGGGAGAGGAGGATCTCCTCGGTGTCCAGGGCCCGCTCGGGTCGCACGATGGCGACGATCTCTTTAAGCGGCATGGGGCGTCTTTTCCCTCAAGTAAAAGTACAGTAGCCGCGGGGCGAGACCGCCGCCCTCGCTCCAGCGCCCGAGGCGTCGGCCGAGCCGCATCAGGTACAGGGATAGGCCCAAGTATCGCGGGTATTTTTTTGGAGGACTTCTCATGCCGGATAGGATTATCAAGATCCATGCCAAAGAAATTTAGGCTGATGCCCCGTTAAAGGGCGTTTCAGCCCGGGGGGCCGCCTCCTTTTTCGGCCACTGAACAAAGCTTAGGCAGGTGAACATGAAAAACGGATCTTGGATTTTGATCGCATTGGCGACCCTCGGCCTCTTTCCCGCCGGGGCCGGCGCCCAAGGCGCGGCGGCTCTCGCCGACCGCGTCCAGAAGACCTACGAGCAGGCCGGCGACCTGAGCATCGACTTCACCCAAAAAACCTACGTGGCGGTCTTGGAGAAAGAAGTGAGCAAGAAGGGCAGGGCCCTCTTCAAGAAACCCGGCAAGCTGGCGATCCACTACGAAGGGTCCCGCGGCCGCAATTACTTGGGCGACGGCAAGAACCTCTGGATCTTCGAGACGGGGGACCCCCAGGTCGAGAAGCTCGCCTTGGACGAGGAGAGCCTCCCCGCCGAGGCCCTGAGCTTCTTAGGCGGCCTGGGCAACCTCAAACGGGATTTCGCGGTGGAGGAGGTCGATCCCAAGAAGTGGCAAACC
Protein-coding regions in this window:
- a CDS encoding outer membrane lipoprotein carrier protein LolA; amino-acid sequence: MKNGSWILIALATLGLFPAGAGAQGAAALADRVQKTYEQAGDLSIDFTQKTYVAVLEKEVSKKGRALFKKPGKLAIHYEGSRGRNYLGDGKNLWIFETGDPQVEKLALDEESLPAEALSFLGGLGNLKRDFAVEEVDPKKWQTLKREKGDLQWLELTPLQKRSSLQWLVMGFDPATAYAREVFLFTDSGNLSHYVFDKVALNQGLGDELFVYKKK
- a CDS encoding P-II family nitrogen regulator; translation: MPLKEIVAIVRPERALDTEEILLSHGALYVARQSVFGRGKEMGQRLFRGWFGRWKSQTSPYLRKAKLSALVEAKDAPKIIRKILEKNCTRQFGDGRVFVLPIEGE
- a CDS encoding P-II family nitrogen regulator, whose amino-acid sequence is MKMVRAVIRGDQEEKVIQALERHGFVSYTRWEVIGRGKQKGVKKGGVHYLELYKTCLMIVVDDGEEKKLVKVLRDAAFTGKIGDGKIFVTPVESAYTIRTGTEGL
- a CDS encoding porin family protein, translated to MPEKALGHGSHARNSMKKFLMILTCFATVAAGLPAFGQGQELPQDTGGANPSYPASIDLSEQDEDGWFIGSDQGVLFFVGTSGNFMDLQYYGSVYGGYNFRGIVQPLMRLSQAIGSTEGFFNATTFFFMLEGGLKITPIRTKFRPFFIGTVGFYHLDFNDFGSPIFDDTNFTFTAGGGLEYKFSSSRINVSSEYRGMINDGLDLRGVQVTLGYAFQF
- a CDS encoding SDR family NAD(P)-dependent oxidoreductase produces the protein MSEELRGQRILITGASMGIGEALAREFAGRGAELLLVARSEDRLRALCEELRRSGVPCEYLVADLMKPEQVASLVEKILSGGRLDGIAHNAGAGLYGAFEQYAEADVRELFELNFFSVLALTRGLLPLLKKSPRPTLLLVSSIVSWRAIARLSVYSASKSALNGFAEALRVELKREGICVVNSYPGRTRTPFSANAKSFGWRPFSTERSGMPPEKVARKLARAYVRGKRDEFVSWSNRLLVWGNFFFPKLIDWGLGRYFRNR